In the genome of Acidimicrobiia bacterium, the window GGTTGTGGGGGTCATCCAGGTGTCCGAATCGGATCTGATCCCAGAGCGCGATCGGTCTGGCGCCCATCGTGAAGACGTCGCGCAGAATCCCCCCAACCCCGGTTGCAGCGCCCTGATAGGGCTCCACGAACGACGGGTGGTTGTGGCTCTCGATACGGAGGGCGGCCAGCCAGCCGTCTCCCAGGTCGACAACGCCTGCGTTCTCTCCGGGGCCGACCACGACCCAGGGCGCCTCGGTGGGGAAGCGACCGAGATGCGGGCGGGATGACTTGTACGAGCAATGTTCCGACCACATCACCGAATACATGGCCAGTTCCGCAATCCTCGGCTCCCTGCCGAGCAGCCCGACGACACTGGAGAACTCGTCGTCCGTCATCCCGAGTTCCTGGTGGAGGGGACGCCTATCAGACACGCGCCGGCCGCCCCTCTGCAAAAGCCGCGACGGAGGCGGCAAAGGACCTCAACAGGACCCGACCATCCGTCGAGCCGAGTAGGGAATCGATCGCCCTCTCCGGGTGTGGCATCAGTCCGGCGACGTTGCCCGCCCCGTTGGCGATACCGGCGATGTTGTCCATCGACCCGTTGGGGTTGGTCGCCGGAGATACCTTCCCCGCACGATCCGAATAGGTGAGAAGGACTCCGGCGGCCTCGACAGGATCTGCCGTGTAGTTGCCTTCGTAGGAGTTGAGCGGGACCTCGAGGACGTCGCCGACCGTTGCCAACCTCGTCAGGATCGACTCGGTCGACTCGACCCGCAGGTGAACCGGCCGGCAGATGAAGCGGAGGTCACGGTTGGCCAGCAGCACGCCGGGCAGCAGGCCCGCCTCGGTGAGGATCTGAAACCCGTTGCAGATCCCCAGTACCGGGGCGCCCTCTTCGGCCATGCGGCGGACCTCGGCCATGACGGGGGAGAAGCGAGCGATAGCCCCGGTGCGGAGATAGTCGCCGTGCGCGAATCCGCCGGGCAATACGACCCCGCTGAACCCGGTCAGGTCCACATCCCTGTGCCAGACCAGCTCGGCCTCGCATCCGAGGCTCCCGAGAGCGTATACGACGTCGTGTTCGCAGTTGCTCCCCGGGAACACGACCACGGCAACGGTCATGCCGTGTCTCCGTCCTCCTCCAGGACGATCTCGTAGTCCTCCATAACCGGATTGGCGAGGAGCTTCTCGCACATGGCCTCGATATCTGCCCTGGCCCGAGCCGGGTCGGTGGCGCCGACCTCGAGGGTGATGATCTTGTCGATCCGCACCGATTCGACATTGGAGTAGCCCAGGTCGCGGACGCCGCGCAGGACCGCGGTGCCGGCCGGATCTGCAATGTCCGAGCGTCGCTTCACGCGCACAGTCGCCCTCATGTCCCCATCTCCTGCAGGTATTCGTCGAACCGCCGGCCGGTGATTCGCTCGAATGCCTCCGTGTACTTGGCCCGTGTCTCGGCTACCACCTCAGGCGGTAGTGGCGGGGCCGGCGGCGTGTGGTCCCACTTCACCGAATCGAGCCAGTCACGAACGAACTGCTTGTCGTAGGAGGGGACGGTGTTGCCCGGCTCCCACCGGTCCCGCGGCCAGTAGCGAGAGGAATCGGGGGTGAGCACCTCATCGATCAGCAAGAGGTCGCCGTCGGCGAAGCCGAACTCGAACTTGGTGTCGGCGAGGATGACCCCGCGCTCTGCCGCGAACCGCGCTGCCGTCAGGTATATGTAGATCGATGTCTGTTTGAGGCGCTCGTACAGCTCGTCTCCCAACAACCGTCTGGTGTCCGACTCCGTCAGGTTCTCGTCATGGCCCGATTCCGCTTTGGTAGCCGGAGTGAAGATGGGAACCGGCAACTCGTCGGCCATTCGCAGTCCCTGCGGGAGGTGCTCGGTGGTCGGCCCGCCCCCGGCGCGGTACTCCTTCCAGGATGACCCGTAGAGGTAGCCGCGGACGACACACTCAACCGGGATGACCTCGGCGCGTCGGACGACCATGGCCCGACCCGCCAGCGACTCGCGCTGGTCCGTGGTCAGCTGCTCGATGCCGGACAGGTCTGTGGCCAGCAGATGGTTGGGGACGTCCAGCAGGTCGAACCAGTGCAGCGAGAGCCCGGTCAGCACCCGGCCCTTGTCCGGGATTGGGTCCGGGAGGATGACGTCGTACGCCGAGATCCGATCGGTGGCTACGAATAGGAGCCGTTCCCGGTCGATCTCGTAGATCTCGCGCACCTTGCCCGAGGCGAGATGTTTCAGTGCCAGCACGACGCGAGATGGTAGCGGCCGGTCGGAGCCGGACGGGTGATCGCCCGGTCAGGGCTGGATGAGCCGCAGTCGACGGCGGTAATCTTCCGCCGATGACTGCTACGAATGACTCGATCCTGCTGCTGCACCATTCGGAGGGGGTCGGCCCGGGTTGGCTTGGAGAGGCCATCGAAGCGGCCAGGATCGACACTGTTTCGGTTCGGTTCTTCGCCGGTGATCCTCTTCCGGACTCGATCGACTGGAAAGCCGTCGTCGTGCTCGGCGGGTCGATGGGCGCCTATGAGGAAGCCGACTATCCGCACTTCGTTGCCGAGAAGGCGTTCCTGGCCGAGGCCGTGGCCGCTGATGTGCCTCTCCTCGGTATTTGCCTGGGCAGCCAGCTCCTGGCCGACGCGCTGGGCGGCCGGGCGTACAAAGCGCCGAGTCCGGAGGCGGGCTTGATGGAGATGACGATGACCGACGCCGGGCGAGCGGACCCCGTGTTCGCGAACCTCCCGGACCGGGTTCTGGTGACACACGGCGACACATTCGACCTGCCGCCGGGCGCGGAGCTGCTGGCCTACACGGACGGCTACCAGCACGCCTACCGGTCGGGTTCGGCTCTGGCGGTCCAGTTCCACCCGGAAGCGGGAGCGGATCTGGTCGAGTTGGCGGTCGGTCGACCGGGCGGCGGGAACATCGTTGCGGCCGGCGTTGATCCGATAGGACTGGTCGCAGAGTTGCGTGAGAACGAGGATTCGATGAGGGAACAGGCGCTGCGCTTCTTCGGCGCCTGGCTGGACACCCTCTGATTCGTTTCTCAGCAATACTGTGACTCTCCGGCAACAACAGTATTGCTGAGAAAATATCTGGCGCCCGGGGCGGGTGCTTCTGGCCCTCAGTGCTCGGCGTGTCCCGTCCGGTCGAAATGCTGGTGCCGTTCGTCAACGGGGTGATGGGCAGAGTCGTCGAGTATCGGCACCCCGGCTTCGCTCTCAACTACCTCGATCCCGTAGGCCCGGGCAAGGTGCTGCGAAGTCAGGACCGCGGATGGTTCACCTTCGGCTACAACCCCTCCGGATAGCAGCAGCACGTGGCCCGCTCTGGCCGCTTCGCCGAGATCGTGTGTGGTGGCGATCACCGTCCGGCCCTTGCGCTGCTCTTCGAAGATCACCTCCAGGATCACCTCCTTTGAGACGAGGTCGAGTGCGTTCAAAGGCTCGTCCAGGAGGAGAAGTTCTGCTCGTTGCGCAAGCCCCTGCGCAACGAAGACGCGTTGCCTCTCTCCTCCGGAGAGTTCGCCGAGGTGACGGCTCGCCAGTCTGGCCACGTCGAGGCGCTCGAGAGCATCATCGACGATGTCCCTGTCACTGTTGCGAATCAGTCCAAAGGACCCTTTGTCGACGTACCGGCTCATCGTCACCACCTCACGGACGGTCACCGGCAGGCGGTCGTTCACCTTCGTTGCCTGCAACACGAGCGAGGTCTTCGACCGGGCACCGAGGGGGTCGGTTCCGAGTACCTCCAGTGCCCCGTCGGCCAGCGGGATGAGGCCGGCGATGGCGTTGAGGAGAGTTGACTTCCCGGACCCGTTGGGCCCGATCACCGCCGTGAACTCGCCGGAAGGAACGGCCAGGTCGGAAGAGCGGAACGCGACACGATCCCCATGGATGAGAGTCACGCCGCTTCCGCGTACTGCTATC includes:
- a CDS encoding ATP-binding cassette domain-containing protein — protein: MTLIHGDRVAFRSSDLAVPSGEFTAVIGPNGSGKSTLLNAIAGLIPLADGALEVLGTDPLGARSKTSLVLQATKVNDRLPVTVREVVTMSRYVDKGSFGLIRNSDRDIVDDALERLDVARLASRHLGELSGGERQRVFVAQGLAQRAELLLLDEPLNALDLVSKEVILEVIFEEQRKGRTVIATTHDLGEAARAGHVLLLSGGVVAEGEPSAVLTSQHLARAYGIEVVESEAGVPILDDSAHHPVDERHQHFDRTGHAEH
- a CDS encoding phosphoribosylaminoimidazolesuccinocarboxamide synthase, coding for MLALKHLASGKVREIYEIDRERLLFVATDRISAYDVILPDPIPDKGRVLTGLSLHWFDLLDVPNHLLATDLSGIEQLTTDQRESLAGRAMVVRRAEVIPVECVVRGYLYGSSWKEYRAGGGPTTEHLPQGLRMADELPVPIFTPATKAESGHDENLTESDTRRLLGDELYERLKQTSIYIYLTAARFAAERGVILADTKFEFGFADGDLLLIDEVLTPDSSRYWPRDRWEPGNTVPSYDKQFVRDWLDSVKWDHTPPAPPLPPEVVAETRAKYTEAFERITGRRFDEYLQEMGT
- a CDS encoding type 1 glutamine amidotransferase yields the protein MTATNDSILLLHHSEGVGPGWLGEAIEAARIDTVSVRFFAGDPLPDSIDWKAVVVLGGSMGAYEEADYPHFVAEKAFLAEAVAADVPLLGICLGSQLLADALGGRAYKAPSPEAGLMEMTMTDAGRADPVFANLPDRVLVTHGDTFDLPPGAELLAYTDGYQHAYRSGSALAVQFHPEAGADLVELAVGRPGGGNIVAAGVDPIGLVAELRENEDSMREQALRFFGAWLDTL
- the purS gene encoding phosphoribosylformylglycinamidine synthase subunit PurS, which gives rise to MRATVRVKRRSDIADPAGTAVLRGVRDLGYSNVESVRIDKIITLEVGATDPARARADIEAMCEKLLANPVMEDYEIVLEEDGDTA
- the purQ gene encoding phosphoribosylformylglycinamidine synthase I; translation: MTVAVVVFPGSNCEHDVVYALGSLGCEAELVWHRDVDLTGFSGVVLPGGFAHGDYLRTGAIARFSPVMAEVRRMAEEGAPVLGICNGFQILTEAGLLPGVLLANRDLRFICRPVHLRVESTESILTRLATVGDVLEVPLNSYEGNYTADPVEAAGVLLTYSDRAGKVSPATNPNGSMDNIAGIANGAGNVAGLMPHPERAIDSLLGSTDGRVLLRSFAASVAAFAEGRPARV